The following proteins come from a genomic window of Crassostrea angulata isolate pt1a10 chromosome 1, ASM2561291v2, whole genome shotgun sequence:
- the LOC128177348 gene encoding uncharacterized protein LOC128177348 produces the protein MAGPIIRHTNQYPDAYWDVSYYVPPHQYTPAEIEQYLISPRPQFPPHEPPRPVREFLIVSNLDDWFEDILDEAEEEIIIEAIADPIAHRDIVTAFFNATNIEYQKKKTSWIRRGVNFFRRAMAPLRRL, from the exons ATGGCTGGGCCTATCATTAGACATACAAATCAATACCCCGAT GCATACTGGGACGTAAGCTACTACGTTCCTCCCCATCAATACACTCCTGCCGAGATTGAACAG TACTTAATCAGCCCCAGACCCCAATTCCCACCTCACGAGCCA CCAAGACCAGTTCGTGAATTCTTAATCGTATCAAATTTG GATGATTGGTTTGAAGACATCCTTGATGAAGCAGAGGAGGAAATTATCATCGAAGCTATT GCTGATCCCATCGCCCACCGGGATATTGTTACGGCATTTTTCAATGCCACAAACATAGAATATCAAAAAAAGAAG ACATCATGGATAAGGAGGGGCGTTAACTTCTTTAGGAGGGCAATGGCCCCCTTAAGAAGACTTTGA